In Drosophila busckii strain San Diego stock center, stock number 13000-0081.31 chromosome 3R, ASM1175060v1, whole genome shotgun sequence, the sequence AATCCGCTGGCTATGTCACCTTGCTTAGTGACTGCTATGTGACTAGAttagataaacaaaaagttcaaAAGTTTGCCAGCGAGAGATTCAGAGCCAGCGCTACCAAATCGGATGATGGCTGAACAAAAGCTgtaactgtagctgtagcCACTGCAGACGCACAGCTGaaagttataaaatttacaaacaactGTGGcacagctgagcagctgctgctgctgctcctgctcctggtgctcctgctgctgttgctggtgtctATTTGCTAGCATAGTTCGCTTTATGTGTTGGGCATTAAAAACGCAGTCATTACTTCGACGGCTCAAACTTTATGGAGGCCAagtgctgtctgtctgtctgtctgcctcactctcttgctctctctctctctctctctctctctctctgtctctggtgtatttgcaaaagtttgcctgctttgcttaattaagcaatttgaagtgtagcgctgcagctgatgctgagctgagctgaggcaagaagcagcaaaaaaatgtagcaGAAACcgctaattgaaattgcagttATGGCGTCCTTGCTGACGGCTTTGGTCATCTAATTGAAATAGTCCTTAACTAGTTTATAGCTATTTACTTGGCGAAATGCTTGGCCCTTCACcttcagccagccagccagccccaAGCCCAAAGCCGCAACAAACAGCGCTGCGCTAACTTTTGTGgtagctgctgtggctgctgctgctgctgctcccttATTCGCTCGTAAGCGTAATTTTCTCAGAAATGTGTTGCAGCTCGGCTTTGATCCTGTGGGCGTGCCTGGGTCAGCAGTTGCTTGAGCcgcttaacatttatttgcttttcattttttgtgtgCCTCTTtctttcatttactttttaaattgacGTAATTAGGCGCATTTGTGTGGGCGCCTGGACTAAGCTCGACAAAAAGTTGATTTGGTTGAGTGTAGTGGGCATGGCAACGCTTAAGAGTTTACTTGCtagatttatatattaagtgGCTCAAGTCAAAGTTGGGCTGGGCAGAATATGAAAAGAatgtttcaattgaaatttaattgctttacaGTAAGCAAAAGCGAAGCGAACTGACGATGATATCAAAAGGTAAGCAacatcaaatatatataaaattttgaagTGCGTTCAAGTTGCTTTTGATGTGTGTTAGGTGAAGATTTAATATACAAGTTGAAGACAGCTCTCGACTTCAAAAGCGGgtgcaacaattaataaagtgtagcatacttatatgttcaatttgaatgaatgaaattaaattaaagcaattaagtGAATTAGCGATATGAATCAGTGAAATACCATATAGATTGTCGATTTGACTAGCAAAAACACAGCTTAACTCTAGCTGAACTGAAACCAACGTTGCGTATtcgtatttgatttattttaaaatatttctgaaattttttatgcttctaTTCTAACTTTAACTAATACTAAATTGATAGTAGCACTGAATGCAAGTATGCTAAGCCAACGTTGCGTATGAgttatttatgttgctgtgttattttttaagctgcttttccATGAACTGTGCAGTTCAGTCAACATTAAGTTcacatacaattaaataaaataaactgccACAAGAGTCCTTCAAGCATCCTTTTTGCTATTTCGTTTATGCAAGCATTGCCTATGTCAGCTTTCAACACATCGCTTGGGGTATTCATATTGTGAGTTAATTATTAGTTCGAGCAGTAACTGGATATGAGTGCATGGGGTGTGTCTTACAGGCAAAATTGGTTTGCCTGGTTGTCATAGCGCCTGCctaagctgcttgctgcttatttCCAAATAATTTGCGTACAGTTTCGAGCCTCGCATGTGCGCGTTACCAGCGGTTGTTAGGCTGCATGTATCTGTGTATCTTTGAGATACACGTAAATACCTTTCAAGCGCTGTAGTCacgagtgtgtgcgtgtgtgtgtgtgaatgatCAAAGTGTGTGCgagattattaaaaataatgatatGCGCCCAACCAATAAATGCGCGCTCATTAGGCAAGTCGGCTTAGAGCTGCAGCCAACTGTggggcaaacaaacaatgacAATGCTAAATATTCAACTGGGCAGCGAGTTgttgacagcagcaaacgcGGATTGATGCATGCAACGTATGATGAATTTCTGCTTAAACTATTTGCACCGCCGCTGCGTCATAGTTGGGCGtgtacaatttaatttcatggcgaattgttgctgctgtcactgCCGATTGTCACTGATATGTTCAACGAGTCCATGCCAGCTGTTGCGGTTGTCAGCCGTTCAtcatacgcagcagcagcagcagcttaagcttatgcaGCGTgcggctgactgactgactgactgactgactgaatggGTGTGGGTTGGCTGTGCTATCGCTTATGCCATTGTTGCCATTAAACATGTCACAAAAGCTTCCTTTACGTTGCCGCTTAAATGCGACGCAGCCAACCCGCTCCCCACGCTGCTAGTCAACCAATTTATGTTTCACGTGTCAGTcagtccgtctgtctgtcagcacacacacatatgcattttGAGTGATTATGTCGATATCATTGATGTTGATTTATGATGATGACATGTGTGCGCTCGTTCGTCGGTTCGTTGTGTCAAGAAATTGTTCTGACAAAtggcatacaaaattaaaagcattaaagCGCATTGCAGATCAGGTAGCATTAGCAGATATAAGTGCAAATGCATACAGAAATCTTCTAAGCTTAAGCAAGTTGGGATTGGCTGATTGGAAATGCTGCTAGGCAGACAAGTGAGCGGAGAAGACCCAAGCTTAGCAACGAAGTTTGCCTGGAGGCTTTGGAGGCTGCTAGACAAACatgttacaaattaaaaagattAAAGCAATGATTAAACTAGACTACAAGAGTAAAGCGTAGAGCAGTTAAGACACAAATAGAAAGTGTTGAACCAAAGGTTAGTTCAGTTTCAATATaatctactatatatatataataaatgtatccAACACCAATATTATGAAGCAAGTCTACTTGAGTTGCTACTcatataagcaataataatttaatagccGCCACCATATAGAAGCATTAACTGCTTTAAAATTCATACCAGGCGCTACACTTGGCGCATCTTGTGGAAGTTTCGCTTCAGTCGGCATAGCCATCGTTGGCTTCAGATTAACCAAgtgcgttgttgtttttgatttcGCATGTTTGTGCTTGTGTCGCTTACGCACtgcacattaaatataaaatgcaacaaaataataaagaaaataaaataagtaaagcgcgaaattatattaaatgcattgcaacGCGCTCATTCCCTTAATAGCtctcaagtgcagcagcagccgccgctcGGTGTGTGCCACAACCGCAACAAGCTGCACGCACGCCAAGCTGCAACCACAAACGCAGTCAGCCATGGCAGCTATGGCTGCATGCAATGCATTTACCattgcattgctttttaaGCCTCGAACATTACGGAGCGCAGCAAAGGCCAAGCCACTTACCATCTTCGACGCACATGAGACCATCGGGCAGCAGCTTCAGACCGGTGGGGCAGGCGCAGGAGATGCGCGGACTGCGCTCGTTGATGCGCGGCGCGGGCAGACAGAGATGCGAGCAGTGACCATTAACCGATTGACAATGATTGACGCCATCGGGCTGGCGATAGGGATGGTAAACGTGAATGACCATGGgatgctgcaactgcaatagaaattgaaatggaTTAGCTGATGATTAATTTGAAATCGTCTGATTTGGACTCACCATATGCGTTGCTGTTATGGGCTCAACGCCTTCCCCTGTGAACTTGTTGGCCTTGAAGACCGTCTGCTTGTCCCAGTCGGTCCAGTAGATGTAATCCTCGAAGGTGGTGATCGAGAAGGGATGGCGCAGGTACTCGGTCGAGTAGAGAATCTGTCGACGCTTGGAGCCATCGTAGTTGGCTGAGCTAATGACGCTCAGCTTGCCATCCACCCAGTAGATGCGCTTGCGCACCAGATCCAGAGTAATGCCATTGGGCCACTTGACGTCGTAGTTGATGATGGTGGTGCGATGGCTGCCATCCATGCCGGCACGCTCGATGCGCGGCGAGGCGCCCCAGTCGGACCAGTACATCCAGCCCTCGATCGGATCGAGCGCTATCGAGCGCGGTATGTCCAGCGCATCTTCGATCAGCACCTTGCCCATGTTGCCATCGAAGTTCGTCAGCTCAATGGTGCACTTGTGTGTGTCCGTGTAGTAGACGTGGTTGTAGATCCAATCCACGGCCAGCCCATCCGAAGTGACCGACGACTGCTTGAGCACCACTGTCTTCTCGTTGCCCTCATCGATGGGCGCCTTGTAGATGCTCTGGGTGGTCACATCGCTCCAGAAGATCATCCCAGTGCGGAACACAAAGTCCAAGGCCGTGGCCGACTTTGTGCTATTCACAATCGACGTCATCTCCATGTGATCCAGGGCAATCTTGCGTATATCATGGCGACGCGCCAGCAACAGCGAGGCATGCCCCTCGGTCGCCTTGCAGCGTGTGTGGTTGCGAGGATCTCTAATGTATCCTGCCTCGCACTCGCACTTGAAGCCGCCCATCTCATTCACACACGTTTGGGAGCAGACGCCGGGCTCGGCGCACTCATTGATGTCCACACAGGAGTGGCCGTCGCCCGAGAGCTTGTAGCCCTGGTGGCATGCGCAGTGGTAGCCCACTGGGTGATCCACACACTGGTGCATGCAGCCGGCGTTCTGCTTGGCGCACTCATTGATGCCGCACTTGCCCGCCGGCTCGTCCTCGCCATCGGGGCAGTCCTTGCGCTTGTCGCACACCTTCGAGAGTGGAATGCACTGGCCAGCGCCGCAGTCGAACTGAGTGGTGGCATTGCAGCTGATGATGGGCGCCGACAAGCGGCAGTTGAGTTCATCGCTGCCATCGGCACAGTCCGATTGGCCATTGCAGGTGAGATGGCCAGCAATGCAGGTGTGATCCTTGCACTGGAACTGATCGGGACGGCAGTTGATCTGCTGCTTGCAGTTCTCCGCATGCTCGTCATCGCCGCCGGGACAGTCGCTGTCGCCATCGCAGAGCCAAGTCGGATGCAGGCAGGTGATGTGATCGTTGCACATAAACTCGTGTGGCAAACAGGGTGTGCGCGCGTGAGTCCTGTGGCCACAGTTCTGCAAGTAAAGTCAATAAAATTGCCTGTCAGCTGTGcgtactttatataaaatgcattttgcagcGGCTGtcaaactacaaaaaaagaGAAGGAAGCTCTTCCAGGAAAGTTTATATGCCATAAAGCAACAAGAACGACAATGcagcaagcgctgctgctacgCTAAGTgactgtgttgctgttgctcagcTAAGCTCCAACTAGACGTATGTGTGTTATAAGATTGcatttgtagcatactttttggggcTTGCTTTAGCTTAAACTTATGTTGTGCAGCGTCTACGCTTGGCTGACAACAAAAGCTCTGTGTGTGGCATCAACTAAATGTTGCATCATCGTCGACAGTTTTGAATAATGCGCCATAATTTATGCTTCCGACcaatgcttataaaaattgcataaacgCGCGCTGATTTATATAGCGAAAGTGAATGATTTACGGCAAAACGTTTGAAGCGAGTTTCATCaatagcaaaaagttttcaaagTTTACCTGCTCATCGCTGCCATCGGAACAGTCCTCATCGTTATCGCATTTCCAAAGCATGTTGATGCATTCGCCATTGGCACAGCTGAAGCTTGAGTCTGGGCATTGCGTCTTGGTGCAGTTGCGCTCGTCGCTATGGTCGCCGCAGTCATCGTCATGATCGCACACCCAACGCGCTAAAATGCAGCGCCCATTGCCGCAGGTGAACTCATCCGAGCGGCAGGTTTCACCTAAGCGTTAGAGATGTTAGATGTTAGgcaagttttgcatttattttatagtaacATAAGCATGCAGATTAGTGTGGGGACGGAGGACTGACTGGAatgattgtttgtttgtgttatgAAATCGTAGAGCTGAGTAAATACTAAACCGTAGCCATGTACAATGTGTAGCTTAAGCTGTAATAATGTTGAAGGGGGGGCGGGCACTCTGATATATGCGGCACATAACTCAACAAAAAACCAACAccattataaaaattgctagtAAATACAAACAGCAATGCGCTGAGGGATAAGCCAAAGAGAGATTTGtgttggcaagcagcagcagcagcagcagcagcaacagcaaaccaACGACCATAACCAACATAGCTACAATAGCtagacatacatacaaacgttATGAAAGCAGTGCACGCTTAAAGTGAGtgcgtgtatgtatgtgtgtgtattttttgggTATGGCTGTGtgcgtaaatatttgtgcatgtGCATTGTTTAAGTACGCAGCACAATACGCAAGACTAAAAGTTACATGATGAccccacaccacacacacagccaaagaaatagatagatagttaaataaatgtaactaaagcacaacaacaactactggCTGAATATTTTGTTAGGCTTACTGCACGAGGCCTCATCGCTGCCATCGCGACAATCTTTGCTTTGATCACACATCCAGGACAATGGAATACACTCCTCGCCGCTCTTGCAGGCAAACTGATCCGTTGAGCAAGCTTTGCTCtctacaaataaacaataagcattAAAGTTAGTATGTGATAAACTAGGCGTACGCTTAATATTGTTAATACCGCAGCTAATGTAATTAGCTGTAGAAAATAAAGTGACTAGGCTGACTtaaagtggcagcaacagcttcgTAATTAAGTTTATAAGCAGACGTCAAAACTTATAGACAACGCAGTTCAATTGTGCTGCATGCCAGTCGCTGTAATAAACATAGTTGTCgagcctcacacacacacacacacacacacgcagttaGAGAGCGAGCGTCAAATAGCAAATGCGTCGGCTTGGGGTTACGCAGGCGGCATTTTATCTAGGCAGTAATTAAGACATTATCAGCCAACACTCCATAAAGTTAAAACGCACACATGCGTACACATTAAAGCAATTatcacgcacacatacgcacactcacacacacacacgcatattaacacacacagccacacacatgcatatgcatgaaaGTTTCATTGAAGTTTTGCCAGGCGacgcgcagcagcaagcagcggacattaaacaacacaacacacacacacagacagccacacccacacacacaggctgTGGCATAAAAACGCTTGTGTTTAACCCTTAATGCGTATTAGTATGCCGcttttgcctgtgtgtgtttttttgaaatatttttgtttgccttgtcCTTTGTttccaactgctgctgtgacGCCGCTTGATTTGACTTGATAAGATTATGTAATTCAAGGCAGGctataaaaaaacacacacatacacacacatgtgtatgtgtgtgctgcttttatacctatttaaatatgcttgcTTCCTGCTGTCAGTTGCTCGCCCATTGTTTGCATATGCGCGCACCTATGTGCGCcatttttggcatttctgcgcgtctctgtgtgtgtgtgtctgtgtgtgtttgttgcaaataaattaatttatgattatttaacatttttgctgctgcttgacgtTTCGCATGCAGAACGCGTCGTATGCGTGATATGACTTAAATTGGAATATATTACAGCTTGGGCcaagtcgctgccgctgcgctgtATATAGCAGCTACTATATaatagaaatcaaattaatttatgcaaatagcaacagcgacgacgacatttgccaaaaatttattttgtattttgctgcacacatttctttaaaaataaattcatatatatttattatgctgctaatgcttttgcttttagcgtTGGTGCAGATTtatagcaatataaaaattttttaattacgcgcaagcttttgcaaatattgcgcatacgcaacgttttTATGACttcattaaaattgcagcacTGGCCGTCAGAGCTGCTAGAacttcatttttcatttattttgtgtcGCTTTCCCATGcagttataaattttttcataaaaCTGGACGACAGCGCATAGGAAATGTCACTTGGCCAGAACGTATTGCAATggggctggctggcaggcagcTTTTATAAGCCAtagcaaaatcaatttgccaGCTACAATGAAtgacttacacacacacacacacatgcatgcacacacatatcaACTTTGTATTGAGCATGCAATTTCTTGTTATCTGGCGCTCATAGCTCGCTCTTCCTATAGCTATAGTGACTGaagctgcaatttgattttaattttatttaaaaggcttttagtttgtttgtcGTACATGCGCTCGGGCTAAGcgacattttacattttcactTTCAGCCATCCAAGCCAATGAAGTTTGATGTGCTCTGCTGCGAAATAGTTGACATTTAACTTTGCCCAAAGCTTGTCTGCAAATCTAATCATGTAAACTTGGATTTCTTGGCTCACTATTGAAAGATTTAAGCTGCAGTTGAGTTTGTGTTAAACTTCAATTAACATTCACAACGTTGTGTAagttataaaatgcaaaaaagctGAActcagttttcttttttatttttttcacatAAAATGACACACGTGCTCAATGGAGGAGAATCAACTGAATGAGCTGTTATCCGGCTACAGAGTCTCGACAGCAGCTAAACCGCAGCCtccatttttttatatacatttttttatatttttgattaccAGTTTTTATTTCGCTTGGCTGCTGAGTTACGAGTGAATAACATCATAAAACTCtcatcatttattttgttggcgCTTTTCAATTACATTGCTGTCaagcaagagcgagcgagatagcaagctAAATTGCTATATAGTTTAATGTGGCACTAACGGAGAAACAAGCAGCTTGGAAATTTTAAAAACCAAACTAAGCTacagcatttgaatttatgtggCATAACGCATATGAGTGCTGGGGTCGCTTTAGCTTAAGAGTAGACGAGTAACAGCTGTCCAGAAGCTTTGCTGTCTGGCTAGGGCTATGctaatgcataaatacaaattagttCCGCTGCTGGCGGCATTTTTGATGCGCACGTCGCGATATTGTTCAGAGTTTGACGTTAATTTATGGCGCCCAAGTCATAAAGTCTGTGAATAAACAACActggggcttgggcttgggcttgggcatGGGCATGCATTGAATGGATGAGAGGGAGTGCGAGTTAGTTGAGCGTCCTCCGAGTTAGTAATGCGCCTTAGGTGAAGTAAAATGCTTTGCTTACGACAGTCCGACTCATCAGAGCCATCGCGACAGTCCGGATCACCATCGCATATCCAACTATGTGGCAGACACTGTTCGCCATTGTTGCACTTGAACTCAAAGGGACTACAAAAGTCCtctgcacacgcacacacacacacacacacacacgcaagctAAAGCTGTAAATCTTGTCTATATATTGGATGCTATATTAAAAACTTACGGCACAGTGCGCTTGCTTCATCGGAGCCATCGGAGCAGTCGCGCTCCCGATCGCAGCGCCATTTGTTGGGTATGCAGTTTCCATTATTACAGCGAAATTGTTCCGT encodes:
- the LOC108602859 gene encoding low-density lipoprotein receptor isoform X6, coding for MGLIRSFLGCQLLLISGLLQHVQQPQAFQTYAAPNIDTDSTCGTEQFRCNNGNCIPNKWRCDRERDCSDGSDEASALCQDFCSPFEFKCNNGEQCLPHSWICDGDPDCRDGSDESDCRETCRSDEFTCGNGRCILARWVCDHDDDCGDHSDERNCTKTQCPDSSFSCANGECINMLWKCDNDEDCSDGSDEQNCGHRTHARTPCLPHEFMCNDHITCLHPTWLCDGDSDCPGGDDEHAENCKQQINCRPDQFQCKDHTCIAGHLTCNGQSDCADGSDELNCRLSAPIISCNATTQFDCGAGQCIPLSKVCDKRKDCPDGEDEPAGKCGINECAKQNAGCMHQCVDHPVGYHCACHQGYKLSGDGHSCVDINECAEPGVCSQTCVNEMGGFKCECEAGYIRDPRNHTRCKATEGHASLLLARRHDIRKIALDHMEMTSIVNSTKSATALDFVFRTGMIFWSDVTTQSIYKAPIDEGNEKTVVLKQSSVTSDGLAVDWIYNHVYYTDTHKCTIELTNFDGNMGKVLIEDALDIPRSIALDPIEGWMYWSDWGASPRIERAGMDGSHRTTIINYDVKWPNGITLDLVRKRIYWVDGKLSVISSANYDGSKRRQILYSTEYLRHPFSITTFEDYIYWTDWDKQTVFKANKFTGEGVEPITATHMLQHPMVIHVYHPYRQPDGVNHCQSVNGHCSHLCLPAPRINERSPRISCACPTGLKLLPDGLMCVEDVRKRHKHKHAKSKTTTHLVNLKPTMAMPTEAKLPQDAPSVAPENNAAAKNSSNANSSSSNSNSDAAQTTTQQESRTKIICIAVVLSLGAVVGIAIFVFKKYPKRGNSMNFVNPTYNKTTEDTFSLEKNAPPINRYANALEEEEPLSAKGTECV
- the LOC108602859 gene encoding low-density lipoprotein receptor isoform X2, coding for MCVLAANNNTTTTTAATINNNVVDCDDDDSNSSNIEELPPAKVSVFFSSSSNYQSRVQQLISFSFTSSFHLIFLTWMLSISKFCNAAVLNAAQATAGAPSPSLIIANLSSSAFMEKIRASTLGPPLDKLKIFQPAAANSLAPSSVNSKASNLRMDYAFLNVSGKLNTTLDISQSLPHYCEEKQFRCNNGQCIPIRFVCDGDSDCDDHSDEMQEQCRFEDSTCGTEQFRCNNGNCIPNKWRCDRERDCSDGSDEASALCQDFCSPFEFKCNNGEQCLPHSWICDGDPDCRDGSDESDCRETCRSDEFTCGNGRCILARWVCDHDDDCGDHSDERNCTKTQCPDSSFSCANGECINMLWKCDNDEDCSDGSDEQNCGHRTHARTPCLPHEFMCNDHITCLHPTWLCDGDSDCPGGDDEHAENCKQQINCRPDQFQCKDHTCIAGHLTCNGQSDCADGSDELNCRLSAPIISCNATTQFDCGAGQCIPLSKVCDKRKDCPDGEDEPAGKCGINECAKQNAGCMHQCVDHPVGYHCACHQGYKLSGDGHSCVDINECAEPGVCSQTCVNEMGGFKCECEAGYIRDPRNHTRCKATEGHASLLLARRHDIRKIALDHMEMTSIVNSTKSATALDFVFRTGMIFWSDVTTQSIYKAPIDEGNEKTVVLKQSSVTSDGLAVDWIYNHVYYTDTHKCTIELTNFDGNMGKVLIEDALDIPRSIALDPIEGWMYWSDWGASPRIERAGMDGSHRTTIINYDVKWPNGITLDLVRKRIYWVDGKLSVISSANYDGSKRRQILYSTEYLRHPFSITTFEDYIYWTDWDKQTVFKANKFTGEGVEPITATHMLQHPMVIHVYHPYRQPDGVNHCQSVNGHCSHLCLPAPRINERSPRISCACPTGLKLLPDGLMCVEDVRKRHKHKHAKSKTTTHLVNLKPTMAMPTEAKLPQDAPSVAPENNAAAKNSSNANSSSSNSNSDAAQTTTQQESRTKIICIAVVLSLGAVVGIAIFVFKKYPKRGNSMNFVNPTYNKTTEDTFSLEKNAPPINRYANALEEEEPLSAKGTECV
- the LOC108602859 gene encoding low-density lipoprotein receptor isoform X3, whose amino-acid sequence is MCVLAANNNTTTTTAATINNNVVDCDDDDSNSSNIEELPPAKVSVFFSSSSNYQSRVQQLISFSFTSSFHLIFLTWMLSISKFCNAAVLNAAQATAGAPSPSLIIANLSSSAFMEKIRASTLGPPLDKLKIFQPAAANSLAPSSVNSKASNLRMDYAFLNVSGKLNTTLDISQSLPHYCEEKQFRCNNGQCIPIRFVCDGDSDCDDHSDEMQEQCRFEDSTCGTEQFRCNNGNCIPNKWRCDRERDCSDGSDEASALCRETCRSDEFTCGNGRCILARWVCDHDDDCGDHSDERNCTKTQCPDSSFSCANGECINMLWKCDNDEDCSDGSDEQNCGHRTHARTPCLPHEFMCNDHITCLHPTWLCDGDSDCPGGDDEHAENCKQQINCRPDQFQCKDHTCIAGHLTCNGQSDCADGSDELNCRLSAPIISCNATTQFDCGAGQCIPLSKVCDKRKDCPDGEDEPAGKCGINECAKQNAGCMHQCVDHPVGYHCACHQGYKLSGDGHSCVDINECAEPGVCSQTCVNEMGGFKCECEAGYIRDPRNHTRCKATEGHASLLLARRHDIRKIALDHMEMTSIVNSTKSATALDFVFRTGMIFWSDVTTQSIYKAPIDEGNEKTVVLKQSSVTSDGLAVDWIYNHVYYTDTHKCTIELTNFDGNMGKVLIEDALDIPRSIALDPIEGWMYWSDWGASPRIERAGMDGSHRTTIINYDVKWPNGITLDLVRKRIYWVDGKLSVISSANYDGSKRRQILYSTEYLRHPFSITTFEDYIYWTDWDKQTVFKANKFTGEGVEPITATHMLQHPMVIHVYHPYRQPDGVNHCQSVNGHCSHLCLPAPRINERSPRISCACPTGLKLLPDGLMCVEDVRKRHKHKHAKSKTTTHLVNLKPTMAMPTEAKLPQDAPSVAPENNAAAKNSSNANSSSSNSNSDAAQTTTQQESRTKIICIAVVLSLGAVVGIAIFVFKKYPKRGNSMNFVNPTYNKTTEDTFSLEKNAPPINRYANALEEEEPLSAKGTECV
- the LOC108602859 gene encoding low-density lipoprotein receptor isoform X1, which codes for MCVLAANNNTTTTTAATINNNVVDCDDDDSNSSNIEELPPAKVSVFFSSSSNYQSRVQQLISFSFTSSFHLIFLTWMLSISKFCNAAVLNAAQATAGAPSPSLIIANLSSSAFMEKIRASTLGPPLDKLKIFQPAAANSLAPSSVNSKASNLRMDYAFLNVSGKLNTTLDISQSLPHYCEEKQFRCNNGQCIPIRFVCDGDSDCDDHSDEMQEQCRFEDSTCGTEQFRCNNGNCIPNKWRCDRERDCSDGSDEASALCQSKACSTDQFACKSGEECIPLSWMCDQSKDCRDGSDEASCSETCRSDEFTCGNGRCILARWVCDHDDDCGDHSDERNCTKTQCPDSSFSCANGECINMLWKCDNDEDCSDGSDEQNCGHRTHARTPCLPHEFMCNDHITCLHPTWLCDGDSDCPGGDDEHAENCKQQINCRPDQFQCKDHTCIAGHLTCNGQSDCADGSDELNCRLSAPIISCNATTQFDCGAGQCIPLSKVCDKRKDCPDGEDEPAGKCGINECAKQNAGCMHQCVDHPVGYHCACHQGYKLSGDGHSCVDINECAEPGVCSQTCVNEMGGFKCECEAGYIRDPRNHTRCKATEGHASLLLARRHDIRKIALDHMEMTSIVNSTKSATALDFVFRTGMIFWSDVTTQSIYKAPIDEGNEKTVVLKQSSVTSDGLAVDWIYNHVYYTDTHKCTIELTNFDGNMGKVLIEDALDIPRSIALDPIEGWMYWSDWGASPRIERAGMDGSHRTTIINYDVKWPNGITLDLVRKRIYWVDGKLSVISSANYDGSKRRQILYSTEYLRHPFSITTFEDYIYWTDWDKQTVFKANKFTGEGVEPITATHMLQHPMVIHVYHPYRQPDGVNHCQSVNGHCSHLCLPAPRINERSPRISCACPTGLKLLPDGLMCVEDVRKRHKHKHAKSKTTTHLVNLKPTMAMPTEAKLPQDAPSVAPENNAAAKNSSNANSSSSNSNSDAAQTTTQQESRTKIICIAVVLSLGAVVGIAIFVFKKYPKRGNSMNFVNPTYNKTTEDTFSLEKNAPPINRYANALEEEEPLSAKGTECV
- the LOC108602859 gene encoding low-density lipoprotein receptor isoform X5; amino-acid sequence: MGLIRSFLGCQLLLISGLLQHVQQPQAFQTYAAPNIDTDSTCGTEQFRCNNGNCIPNKWRCDRERDCSDGSDEASALCQSKACSTDQFACKSGEECIPLSWMCDQSKDCRDGSDEASCSETCRSDEFTCGNGRCILARWVCDHDDDCGDHSDERNCTKTQCPDSSFSCANGECINMLWKCDNDEDCSDGSDEQNCGHRTHARTPCLPHEFMCNDHITCLHPTWLCDGDSDCPGGDDEHAENCKQQINCRPDQFQCKDHTCIAGHLTCNGQSDCADGSDELNCRLSAPIISCNATTQFDCGAGQCIPLSKVCDKRKDCPDGEDEPAGKCGINECAKQNAGCMHQCVDHPVGYHCACHQGYKLSGDGHSCVDINECAEPGVCSQTCVNEMGGFKCECEAGYIRDPRNHTRCKATEGHASLLLARRHDIRKIALDHMEMTSIVNSTKSATALDFVFRTGMIFWSDVTTQSIYKAPIDEGNEKTVVLKQSSVTSDGLAVDWIYNHVYYTDTHKCTIELTNFDGNMGKVLIEDALDIPRSIALDPIEGWMYWSDWGASPRIERAGMDGSHRTTIINYDVKWPNGITLDLVRKRIYWVDGKLSVISSANYDGSKRRQILYSTEYLRHPFSITTFEDYIYWTDWDKQTVFKANKFTGEGVEPITATHMLQHPMVIHVYHPYRQPDGVNHCQSVNGHCSHLCLPAPRINERSPRISCACPTGLKLLPDGLMCVEDVRKRHKHKHAKSKTTTHLVNLKPTMAMPTEAKLPQDAPSVAPENNAAAKNSSNANSSSSNSNSDAAQTTTQQESRTKIICIAVVLSLGAVVGIAIFVFKKYPKRGNSMNFVNPTYNKTTEDTFSLEKNAPPINRYANALEEEEPLSAKGTECV